In Caldisphaera lagunensis DSM 15908, a single genomic region encodes these proteins:
- a CDS encoding transcription elongation factor Spt5: MSISNQTQKNKIYAISVVGGYEEKIALIFAERAQSLKLDIKSIVYSEDLKGTVIVEIGDPKDLFYLIRGIKNVKRRRPIAISLQDVIKLLKPPTALPTIAKGQLIEVIGGPFKGMKGRIVEVYATRNEADITLLEGDSKIVVTIPTEYIKVTEEK, encoded by the coding sequence TTGTCAATTAGCAATCAAACACAAAAAAATAAAATATATGCTATTTCAGTAGTTGGGGGATATGAAGAAAAAATAGCTCTTATTTTTGCTGAAAGAGCTCAATCTTTGAAATTAGATATAAAGAGTATTGTCTACTCAGAGGATTTAAAAGGCACTGTTATAGTAGAAATAGGAGATCCTAAGGACTTATTTTATTTGATAAGAGGAATAAAGAATGTTAAAAGAAGAAGACCTATAGCTATAAGCTTACAAGATGTAATTAAGTTATTGAAGCCTCCAACAGCATTACCAACAATAGCTAAAGGACAATTAATAGAAGTAATTGGAGGTCCTTTCAAAGGTATGAAAGGGAGAATTGTGGAAGTATATGCAACTAGAAATGAGGCTGATATAACTTTATTAGAAGGCGATTCAAAAATAGTTGTTACAATACCTACAGAATATATAAAGGTTACCGAAGAAAAGTAA
- a CDS encoding protein translocase SEC61 complex subunit gamma has translation MAALEKIKEYLSAWKRIILLSRRPDEEEFNLLTRLSLLGFVIVGAIGYIIHLIYVLLIA, from the coding sequence TTGGCAGCGCTAGAAAAAATTAAAGAATATTTGTCAGCATGGAAAAGGATAATATTGCTATCGAGAAGACCTGACGAAGAAGAGTTTAATCTCTTAACAAGGCTAAGTTTATTAGGCTTTGTTATAGTAGGAGCTATAGGATATATAATACATTTGATTTATGTATTATTGATTGCATAA
- a CDS encoding alpha/beta hydrolase, whose protein sequence is MKEIRNEFIYGRESKIPVRIYIPKIVETQGILIYLHGGGFVWGSSDSYDHVLRYLANECKCKVASIDYRLAP, encoded by the coding sequence ATGAAGGAAATAAGAAATGAGTTCATATATGGTAGAGAATCTAAAATACCTGTTCGCATTTATATTCCAAAAATTGTTGAAACACAAGGAATTCTAATTTATTTACATGGTGGAGGCTTTGTTTGGGGATCTAGCGATTCCTATGATCATGTATTGAGATATTTAGCAAATGAATGTAAATGCAAGGTAGCATCAATTGATTATAGATTAGCACCATAA
- a CDS encoding AAA family ATPase yields the protein MYGQWLKPRKGFEFLLDYNYDINNTINKLKEYVENNKFLFCAFPGHYDHWMESIRYSIKGEIGFTLWGDTGSGNKGTDKETGIEFKSLIEKYRNQFLNKNGESNEIKLEKPLFSLFYVTEGSSKNNYGYIGFGIVTDINYDYYRNFIGWKEENGYFKIRFRIKVLYLNSKTIKDIKEHIDKNEDFKKINLYGELGSDLKLIPISNTCYNEYNNQVKDYIKEKFDNQEVKNTLTFYQDLYNKAINKSLYSSFSENPSISQQNESLINEIEEEKIKEIENNLKEILNLIEISEIGKSNEDKLNMLINSIKKGNLLFVGDPGTFKTTIAKDLAKIITKRNEVSIYTANSLWFRRNVIGGETLSSDGKIFWKSGILIRAYNKASEIINSNDRYHVVIIDEINRADIDKAFGEFLTIINSPLPENWEITRELIEEIRNYYEKDEEAEKFLTNYEKFKNDPLKKIRFIATMNLTDVRNLFYVGEAITRRFIRFDFKPKALDNIVDNYSKNNKDCIDKDKIKNLLNCFEKNKNKDKKIPIPLSSVLDSLKLSDCNYDKFIAYLLSTIGTINSSKINFIKNKIEECQKGP from the coding sequence ATGTATGGCCAATGGTTAAAGCCAAGAAAAGGTTTTGAATTTTTATTAGATTATAATTATGATATAAATAATACAATTAACAAATTAAAAGAGTATGTCGAAAACAACAAATTTCTATTTTGCGCCTTTCCAGGACACTACGATCATTGGATGGAATCAATTAGATATTCCATTAAAGGAGAAATAGGTTTCACTTTATGGGGTGATACAGGTAGTGGTAATAAAGGAACAGACAAAGAAACAGGTATCGAATTTAAATCATTGATTGAAAAGTATAGAAATCAGTTTTTAAATAAAAATGGTGAAAGCAATGAAATTAAACTAGAAAAACCATTATTTTCTCTATTTTATGTCACAGAAGGTAGTTCAAAAAATAACTATGGCTATATAGGTTTTGGTATAGTGACTGATATTAATTATGACTATTACAGGAATTTTATAGGATGGAAAGAAGAAAACGGTTATTTTAAAATACGATTCAGAATAAAAGTGCTTTATTTAAATAGTAAGACAATAAAAGATATAAAGGAACACATTGATAAAAATGAAGATTTTAAAAAGATAAATCTATATGGAGAATTGGGAAGTGATTTAAAACTAATACCTATATCTAATACTTGCTATAATGAGTATAATAATCAAGTTAAGGATTATATAAAAGAGAAATTTGATAATCAAGAAGTAAAAAACACCTTGACTTTTTACCAAGATTTATATAATAAAGCAATTAATAAATCCTTATATTCTTCGTTTTCAGAAAATCCTTCAATTTCACAACAAAATGAATCATTAATTAATGAAATTGAAGAAGAGAAAATTAAGGAAATAGAAAATAATCTAAAAGAAATTTTAAATTTAATTGAAATATCTGAAATAGGTAAATCTAATGAAGACAAATTAAATATGCTAATTAATTCTATTAAAAAAGGAAACCTTTTATTTGTAGGAGATCCTGGCACATTTAAAACAACCATTGCTAAAGATTTAGCAAAAATAATAACAAAAAGAAATGAGGTATCGATATATACAGCTAATTCTTTATGGTTTAGAAGAAATGTAATAGGTGGCGAAACACTATCTTCTGATGGTAAAATTTTTTGGAAATCAGGTATATTAATAAGGGCCTATAACAAGGCATCAGAAATAATTAATAGTAATGATAGGTATCATGTTGTTATAATAGATGAAATAAACAGAGCAGATATTGATAAAGCATTTGGAGAATTTCTAACCATAATTAATTCTCCTTTACCAGAAAATTGGGAAATAACAAGAGAGCTTATAGAGGAAATTAGAAATTATTATGAAAAAGATGAAGAGGCAGAAAAATTTTTAACAAATTACGAAAAGTTTAAGAATGATCCATTAAAGAAAATAAGGTTTATAGCTACAATGAACCTCACTGATGTAAGGAATCTGTTTTATGTTGGTGAGGCCATAACAAGAAGATTTATTAGGTTTGATTTTAAGCCGAAAGCATTAGATAATATTGTTGATAATTATAGTAAAAACAATAAAGATTGCATAGATAAAGATAAGATAAAAAATTTATTAAATTGTTTTGAAAAGAATAAAAATAAAGATAAAAAGATTCCGATACCTCTTTCATCTGTTTTAGATTCTTTGAAGTTATCTGATTGCAATTATGATAAGTTCATAGCTTATTTATTATCTACTATTGGTACAATAAATTCTAGCAAAATTAATTTTATTAAAAATAAAATAGAGGAGTGCCAAAAAGGACCATAG
- a CDS encoding encapsulin, producing the protein MSFHVLYEINMVKEIGNLIPTDVVDDNEIYVISKTGFDILVYTDTNVEYNAKEKEYDIYLISEQIAPRLISNSAACVIKI; encoded by the coding sequence TTGAGTTTTCATGTCTTATATGAAATAAATATGGTAAAAGAAATAGGTAATTTAATACCAACAGATGTTGTTGATGATAATGAAATTTATGTAATTAGCAAAACAGGATTCGATATATTAGTTTATACTGATACAAATGTAGAATATAATGCAAAGGAGAAAGAATACGATATATACTTAATTTCTGAACAAATTGCACCTAGATTAATAAGTAACTCTGCAGCATGTGTAATCAAAATATAG
- a CDS encoding DsrE family protein has protein sequence MIEKIKVLFHIDRNDEETLILSLNNIRNFIEEANAENYTYEIILLANYKAPLLFLKNNINKNTLEFIKNLKEKGVKVLICEKSMKSLKITKEELIDECEITPSGVFTIAKLEKLGFAYIKP, from the coding sequence ATGATTGAGAAAATAAAGGTTTTATTTCATATAGATAGAAATGATGAAGAAACATTAATACTATCTCTTAATAACATAAGAAACTTTATTGAAGAGGCAAATGCAGAAAACTATACGTATGAGATCATTTTATTGGCTAATTACAAAGCACCTTTATTGTTTTTAAAAAATAATATTAACAAAAATACATTGGAATTTATTAAAAATTTAAAAGAAAAAGGAGTAAAGGTTTTGATATGTGAAAAATCTATGAAATCACTTAAAATAACTAAGGAGGAATTAATAGATGAATGTGAAATAACTCCCTCTGGAGTATTTACAATTGCTAAACTAGAAAAGTTAGGATTTGCTTATATTAAACCATAA
- a CDS encoding iron-containing alcohol dehydrogenase: MIKFKWIYNNDEINFGPSSIQELKNYLKDNMKVIIVTGKMSAKLSGALDDTIKILKENGVSYYIFDNVSPNPLSSQADELAKMIISYNPNAIIAIGGGSVIDTAKLGAATAANGGKTVDYLYGKRKVEKIIPIYAINLTHGTGSEANRYANTTDTERGDKLGNAICYPKAAFDDPKYTLSMPKEEVLCTTFDAFYHAYESSTTSNSPPLVHMLSLEVVNQIKENLPLAIQKLDDINPRYYLLYASMLAGVSIDLSPTNIIHALENIMSGLVPSLPHGCGLALIGPLLAPLIHKSSPNESTKILKILNPNIKPNSDDSLITKTLIEFHSSVGFNKKLSDYGFGRDMLRESIRRAFANPVVVDRLKNRLYGTNIDEKILINLLENSL; the protein is encoded by the coding sequence ATGATAAAGTTTAAATGGATATACAATAATGATGAGATAAACTTTGGTCCTTCATCAATACAAGAGTTAAAAAATTATCTAAAAGATAATATGAAAGTTATTATAGTAACTGGAAAGATGTCAGCGAAGTTAAGCGGCGCCTTAGATGATACAATTAAAATATTAAAAGAAAATGGGGTTTCCTATTATATATTCGATAATGTTTCTCCAAATCCTTTATCTTCACAAGCTGATGAACTTGCTAAAATGATAATTTCCTACAATCCAAATGCAATAATAGCTATTGGAGGAGGGAGCGTTATTGATACTGCAAAACTGGGCGCAGCAACGGCAGCTAATGGAGGCAAAACAGTTGATTACCTATATGGAAAAAGAAAGGTAGAAAAAATTATACCAATATATGCTATTAACTTAACTCATGGAACTGGTTCTGAAGCTAATAGATATGCAAATACAACTGATACAGAAAGAGGTGATAAGCTAGGTAACGCTATTTGTTATCCTAAAGCTGCCTTTGATGATCCAAAATATACATTATCTATGCCAAAAGAAGAAGTGTTATGTACTACATTCGATGCGTTTTATCATGCATACGAATCCTCTACAACATCAAATAGTCCTCCTTTAGTTCATATGCTATCCCTTGAGGTAGTAAATCAAATTAAAGAAAACTTACCTTTAGCTATACAAAAACTAGATGATATAAATCCAAGGTACTATTTATTATATGCATCAATGCTAGCCGGTGTTTCTATAGATTTAAGTCCAACAAATATAATACATGCATTAGAAAATATTATGAGTGGATTAGTTCCTTCTTTGCCTCATGGATGTGGTTTAGCCTTAATAGGACCATTATTAGCTCCTTTAATACACAAATCTTCTCCAAATGAATCCACAAAGATTTTAAAAATATTAAATCCAAATATAAAGCCTAATTCTGATGATTCTTTAATTACCAAAACATTAATAGAGTTCCATAGCTCTGTTGGATTTAATAAAAAGTTAAGTGATTATGGATTTGGGCGTGATATGTTAAGAGAATCGATAAGAAGGGCCTTTGCTAATCCAGTAGTAGTTGATAGACTCAAAAATAGATTATATGGAACAAACATTGATGAAAAAATTCTGATTAACCTATTGGAAAATTCATTATAA
- a CDS encoding Zn ribbon-containing protein: MARRRRKKSLKPKKPRHPSRYFQCPRCGSVTLTIDFAKIGGNEDEKMAIAKCGNCHLYCELKVPRVLDRVDVYNKIVDLSYDNKLSECEKTESETEAETEEEVDDEGEI, from the coding sequence GTGGCAAGAAGAAGGAGGAAGAAATCACTAAAACCAAAGAAGCCAAGACATCCGAGCAGATATTTCCAATGCCCTAGATGTGGATCTGTTACATTAACCATAGATTTCGCTAAAATTGGAGGAAATGAAGACGAAAAAATGGCTATCGCAAAATGTGGTAATTGCCATCTATATTGTGAATTAAAGGTTCCTAGGGTTTTAGATAGAGTTGATGTATATAATAAAATAGTAGATCTAAGTTATGATAATAAACTAAGCGAATGTGAAAAAACTGAGAGTGAAACGGAAGCTGAAACGGAAGAAGAGGTAGATGATGAAGGTGAAATATAA
- a CDS encoding geranylgeranylglyceryl/heptaprenylglyceryl phosphate synthase, which produces MKDKTFKRLLKNKDNKIHLTLIDPDKTNPEIAKKISLNAYEAGSDAILIGGSLGVYEPHLTELVKSCKESGLPVILFPGNINGLTSSADAVLFMLLLNSDDPYYVGGVQAQAAPIILRMGLETIPTAYIIIGHGGAAGYIGKARPIPYERGDIAAAYSLAGAMLGAKIIYLEAGSGAPYPIPPQTISLVRRALDQIEYDGLLIVGGGINSPESAKEAIKAGADGIVNGTIVEKDPLSLYHMIRAIRNSY; this is translated from the coding sequence TTGAAAGATAAGACATTTAAAAGATTGTTAAAAAATAAAGACAATAAAATTCATCTTACATTAATTGATCCAGATAAAACAAACCCAGAAATAGCTAAAAAAATATCTTTGAATGCATATGAAGCTGGATCTGATGCCATACTAATAGGGGGTTCTCTAGGAGTTTATGAACCCCATCTTACAGAGCTTGTAAAATCTTGTAAAGAATCTGGTTTGCCTGTGATACTTTTTCCAGGCAATATTAATGGATTAACTTCTTCTGCAGATGCTGTATTATTTATGCTTTTATTAAATAGTGATGATCCCTATTATGTTGGCGGGGTTCAGGCCCAAGCAGCTCCTATAATATTAAGAATGGGCCTTGAAACCATACCTACTGCCTATATAATAATAGGTCATGGTGGTGCTGCTGGATATATTGGAAAGGCTAGGCCTATTCCTTATGAAAGAGGTGATATTGCAGCAGCTTATTCTTTAGCCGGAGCAATGTTGGGCGCTAAAATTATTTATTTAGAAGCAGGGAGTGGTGCGCCTTATCCAATACCACCTCAAACAATATCATTAGTTAGGAGAGCATTAGATCAAATAGAATATGATGGATTGCTGATTGTTGGTGGAGGAATAAATAGTCCAGAGAGCGCTAAGGAGGCCATAAAAGCTGGAGCCGATGGCATTGTTAATGGCACAATAGTTGAAAAAGATCCCCTTTCTCTTTATCATATGATAAGGGCAATAAGAAATTCTTATTGA
- a CDS encoding preprotein translocase subunit Sec61beta, with the protein MSTKPKKRSSKKKQTSPMTAAGLISFYEDYESKIEISPTTLIIISAAVAIIIIFARFI; encoded by the coding sequence ATGTCAACTAAGCCTAAGAAGAGGTCTTCAAAGAAGAAACAGACTTCTCCGATGACTGCAGCTGGGTTGATATCATTTTATGAGGACTATGAAAGTAAAATAGAAATATCTCCCACTACATTAATAATAATATCAGCTGCTGTGGCAATAATTATAATTTTTGCCAGATTTATTTAA
- the rpiA gene encoding ribose 5-phosphate isomerase A, translating into MKKKGKGMHCDPKKEAAKGALELIKEFISNYEIIGLGTGSTTQAFIMESKELLKNKKLISSSNSTSLFLSSLGLETKEFPLLNSNYIYIDGADEVTKQGYMIKGRGGALLGEKILAYSSSLNIFVVSEEKLVNKLGEKRPVPIEVIPKAYPYLLNIFKRNNLRSELRQCNAKDGPIISDWGGYIIDVYTGPMDDPRYYDNMLRSFPGVVETGIFMGLSDYIVIGKESCGYDVIRIKR; encoded by the coding sequence ATGAAAAAGAAGGGAAAAGGAATGCATTGCGACCCAAAAAAGGAAGCTGCTAAAGGAGCTCTTGAGTTAATAAAAGAATTCATATCAAATTATGAAATAATAGGGCTAGGTACAGGCTCTACTACTCAAGCTTTTATTATGGAATCTAAGGAATTATTAAAAAATAAAAAATTAATTAGCTCTAGTAATTCCACATCATTATTTTTATCTTCTTTAGGCTTAGAAACAAAAGAATTCCCCCTTCTTAATTCAAACTATATTTATATAGATGGAGCAGATGAAGTTACTAAACAAGGATATATGATTAAAGGAAGAGGTGGGGCATTATTAGGAGAAAAGATTTTGGCATATTCTTCAAGTCTAAATATATTTGTAGTTTCTGAAGAAAAGCTAGTAAATAAGTTAGGAGAAAAAAGACCAGTACCTATAGAAGTAATACCTAAAGCCTATCCATATCTTTTAAATATTTTTAAAAGAAATAATTTAAGGTCTGAATTAAGGCAATGCAACGCTAAGGATGGCCCTATTATTAGCGATTGGGGAGGTTATATTATAGATGTTTATACTGGTCCTATGGATGATCCAAGGTATTATGATAACATGCTTAGATCATTTCCAGGTGTTGTAGAAACTGGTATATTTATGGGTTTATCAGATTATATAGTAATTGGAAAAGAAAGTTGTGGTTATGATGTCATTAGGATTAAAAGATAG
- a CDS encoding CBS domain-containing protein, translated as MQNEGPPIITICPGLQPKVYPKDNVSKAIQVMNETGIGAVAVIDEHGKIIGIFTERDLLNKVLVKNKKLEEVIIEDVMTKNPIIGNPSWSASKAIKTMAYYGFRHLPIVDDAGYYLCMVTIRELEKFITQIDIGVEPSEILGGD; from the coding sequence ATGCAAAATGAAGGGCCACCTATAATTACAATTTGTCCTGGCCTTCAACCTAAAGTTTATCCTAAAGATAATGTGAGTAAGGCTATACAGGTTATGAATGAAACGGGTATTGGAGCAGTGGCAGTAATAGATGAACATGGAAAAATTATTGGAATTTTTACTGAAAGGGATCTTTTAAATAAAGTATTAGTTAAGAATAAAAAATTAGAAGAAGTTATTATAGAAGACGTTATGACAAAAAATCCTATTATAGGAAATCCTTCATGGAGTGCTTCAAAAGCTATTAAAACAATGGCATATTATGGTTTTAGGCATTTACCTATAGTTGATGATGCTGGATATTATTTATGTATGGTTACCATTAGAGAACTCGAAAAATTCATAACTCAAATAGATATAGGAGTTGAACCTAGCGAAATACTTGGTGGAGATTAA
- a CDS encoding DUF357 domain-containing protein, giving the protein MENLRSRIEKYINNVEEALKDLDSKKNLLNEKGINIENLMVNMKAYLEDAKYFLKADKLEDALVSISYSEGLIDSLKFMNLIEVKWPENPIKETRVFVAGTFDILHPGHVHLLKFASQFGKVFVVIARDINAYKNKGRPTILDENTRLEMVSSIKYVYKAMLGDENDIIKPIEIIRPDIIVLGPDQSISEEKLVSIIEARMNYKPTIIRFKEKERFSGDLRGSSDILIKGCEYLEKYGNVYKNNKNK; this is encoded by the coding sequence ATGGAAAATCTAAGATCAAGAATTGAAAAATACATAAATAATGTTGAAGAGGCATTAAAAGATTTAGACTCAAAGAAAAATTTATTGAATGAAAAAGGAATTAATATTGAGAATTTAATGGTTAATATGAAAGCCTATTTAGAAGACGCAAAGTATTTTTTAAAGGCAGATAAATTAGAAGATGCCTTAGTTTCTATTTCCTATTCAGAAGGCCTTATAGATTCATTGAAATTTATGAATTTAATAGAAGTAAAATGGCCTGAAAATCCAATAAAAGAAACAAGGGTATTTGTTGCTGGAACGTTTGATATATTACATCCAGGTCATGTGCATCTATTAAAATTTGCTTCTCAATTCGGAAAGGTTTTTGTTGTAATAGCTAGGGATATAAATGCATATAAAAATAAAGGAAGGCCAACAATTTTAGATGAAAACACAAGATTAGAAATGGTATCTTCTATAAAATATGTGTATAAAGCAATGCTAGGCGATGAAAATGATATTATAAAGCCTATTGAAATAATAAGGCCTGATATAATAGTGTTAGGCCCTGATCAATCTATTTCAGAAGAAAAGCTGGTATCTATAATAGAGGCTAGAATGAATTACAAACCAACAATAATTAGGTTTAAGGAAAAAGAAAGATTTTCAGGAGATTTAAGAGGGTCAAGCGATATTTTAATCAAAGGGTGTGAATATTTAGAAAAATATGGAAATGTTTATAAGAATAATAAGAACAAATAA
- a CDS encoding TIGR00296 family protein, whose amino-acid sequence MSYDLKKPVDPDEINDELGKLLVNISRQSVEYYFKNKKVMELPKDLPEILYRPGAAFTTIETYYSKEQHSLRGCIGFIEPIKPLIKTVIDVSIEAAFNDPRFEPMNPEELDTVTFEVSVLSKLEEAPKDKEGRINFIVIGRDGLVVERGYYRGLLLPQVPVENLWDKETFLSETCLKAGLWPDCWLDPKTKVYRYRAMAWKEVEPKGNIVRRDLALEYESLINKTR is encoded by the coding sequence ATGAGCTATGACTTAAAGAAGCCTGTTGATCCTGATGAAATAAATGATGAATTGGGAAAATTATTGGTAAATATTTCAAGACAAAGCGTTGAATATTATTTTAAAAATAAAAAGGTAATGGAATTGCCCAAAGATCTTCCTGAAATTTTATACAGACCTGGGGCTGCATTTACAACTATAGAAACTTATTACTCTAAGGAACAACATTCTTTAAGAGGATGTATTGGATTTATTGAACCAATAAAGCCTTTAATAAAGACTGTAATTGATGTTTCTATAGAAGCTGCATTTAATGATCCTAGGTTTGAACCAATGAACCCAGAAGAGCTTGACACAGTTACTTTTGAGGTATCTGTACTTTCAAAATTAGAAGAAGCACCTAAAGATAAGGAAGGTAGGATAAATTTTATAGTTATAGGGAGAGATGGATTGGTTGTAGAAAGGGGGTATTATAGGGGTTTGTTATTGCCTCAGGTACCAGTTGAAAATCTATGGGATAAAGAAACATTTTTATCAGAAACTTGCTTAAAAGCCGGATTATGGCCTGATTGTTGGCTAGATCCTAAAACAAAGGTCTATAGATATAGAGCTATGGCATGGAAGGAAGTAGAACCAAAGGGAAATATAGTTAGAAGGGATTTAGCCTTAGAATATGAATCTTTAATAAATAAAACTAGGTGA